A part of Bacteroidia bacterium genomic DNA contains:
- a CDS encoding methylenetetrahydrofolate reductase has product MRVIDHLNTAKTPTVSLEIIPPKRGGNIQKLHEAIESVLPFHPPFIDVTSHAAEVAWEEMKDGSFKKKVKKKSPGTFGLCAAIKYKFNLEPVPHLLCGGFTREETEDALIELNYLGIENVLAIRGDKINYRPLPQDRTQNSHAVELVKQISAMNRGVYIDELIDATKTNFCIGVAAYPEKHFEAPNKTFDLNVLKEKEKAGAHYAVTQMFYDTSKYLSFVEKARQEGVKMPIIPGLKIITSKKQLSTLAAVFYIDIPEELTDRLLSAKDRTEEIQVGVEWAYKQSLELLDAGVPYLHFYIMQNTSPFLKLMEKLEKKL; this is encoded by the coding sequence ATGAGAGTAATAGACCACCTGAATACTGCCAAAACCCCAACCGTCAGCCTGGAGATTATTCCCCCTAAACGCGGTGGAAACATCCAGAAATTACACGAAGCGATTGAGTCCGTATTACCTTTTCATCCCCCATTTATTGACGTTACCAGTCATGCAGCGGAAGTGGCCTGGGAAGAGATGAAAGATGGGAGTTTTAAGAAAAAAGTAAAGAAAAAAAGTCCCGGAACCTTCGGGCTATGTGCAGCCATTAAATATAAATTTAACCTTGAACCTGTGCCCCATCTTCTCTGCGGAGGTTTTACCCGTGAAGAAACCGAAGATGCGCTGATCGAACTCAACTATCTGGGAATAGAAAATGTCCTCGCCATCCGTGGAGATAAAATCAATTACCGCCCGCTCCCGCAAGACCGCACGCAAAATAGCCATGCAGTGGAACTGGTAAAACAGATTTCAGCGATGAACCGTGGCGTATATATCGACGAACTGATCGACGCTACCAAAACCAACTTCTGCATCGGCGTGGCGGCTTATCCCGAAAAACATTTTGAAGCGCCTAACAAAACCTTTGACCTGAATGTCCTGAAGGAAAAGGAAAAAGCGGGTGCACACTATGCGGTTACCCAGATGTTTTACGATACATCCAAATACCTCTCTTTTGTCGAAAAAGCACGGCAGGAAGGGGTGAAGATGCCCATTATTCCCGGATTAAAAATCATTACTTCCAAAAAACAACTGTCCACTCTGGCGGCTGTTTTTTATATTGACATACCGGAAGAACTCACAGACCGTTTACTTAGTGCCAAAGACCGTACAGAGGAAATTCAGGTAGGGGTCGAATGGGCTTACAAACAGTCTCTCGAACTTCTGGATGCAGGAGTACCTTATCTGCATTTTTATATTATGCAAAATACTTCTCCTTTCCTCAAGCTGATGGAAAAGCTGGAGAAAAAGCTGTAA